TCTAGACATGAAATTCAAGATATAAACATTTGGAGGCAATATTAAGATCAAGGGAATACCGGAAGATCAGATCCAGAATGGGTGACCACAGCAGCCAGTGTGCGCCTACAACAAGAGTTAGGTCCAAACGCAATTCTGCATGGCGGAAATTGTTTTAGCAAGGTTCATCCAAGTGCTAACATCATTGGAACTTGATTGTTTCTATTCTTTTATGGACATGTTAAAGTGGAATTTGTCAACAATAAAAATTGTTTCTGTAGAGTTTACTTCACGAAAACTTAGAATGTTCATATTACTTAAAAATTGTTTCTCTAGAGGTTACTCGTAGTTGTTAAATTTGGTTTGAATGATGatagttaattaaaaatgtgGTAATTCCAAGTTCCAACTCCAAGAATTTGGTCCGGAAATTTAGTAAAGCCTATTcttactttttgtttgtttgttaggATTTAGTTAAAGAGTCCGAGCCAATAGAATATTTGTacagaataaaatattactaatttctCAAACACAATACACTCATATTATCCAGAATAACTATCTGGGTATCAGGATAATAATCATCTGATATCCTACTGAATCGAACATTCCTAAACCCTCATGGTacatattgtacaaatattccattaacTCTCTATACTTCCTCTTAGTTAAAACGTGTCAtaacatttttttgaaaattttttaatgtatttaatgtattgaaatataaaaaattgtttttataaaaaagtttaatcaaatattcttttatgatatttttaaaatatattattacgATATGTATTAATAAGAATTTTTTCTTAACATGATAGACTATTAGAGGATACAAAAATCCTAAATTACCCTTGTTTTTAATATCCGATGTCCAAATAAAAAGTTCCTCATCTCTGGGAGAATTTCTTAAAATTCTAAGAGATACTTTTAACCAATAGTATGCTGATCCTGAAATGGATATTGTTAACAGTAACAATATGAATTAATTAATGTTACTATTGGGCCACTATAATGGCACAGTAGAGACAGCACAAAAGGACATAAGACATGCATAGCTGCAACTCATAGCCAAGTTAGCCTATCTAGGAAAAGAAAGTGTGGGGTTTCTCATGATCAAGACCTTTTACATCGAACATTGGATGCTCATTTCAATTGCTTAGGAATCTAGATATCAGATATGgcgttgaatttttttttaccaaaagatCTTATATCATTATATCCGATCCTGCAGTGTAGAAGGAGTGGGCTCAGAATTCAAGTTGATGAGCGATGAGCCAAAGCAGAACATGTCAAGTTGATTTTTGGCAGTTGGCACCATCATTTGTTATCTTATATTTTCTCAACCACCAGCAGTGCTTCATTTTTGTGGTAGGCCCATACCCTTACAActttccttttcattttttcccCTCCTTTAATCTAATTATGTCtaatgaaaaataacaagaatcaaacttataatttcaattattaaaatttatgataTCACATTATAAGCTTTGGATAaatgtaatttatttatattttaacacacATGTGCACTACTTCTTTACATTGATGTCCATGCAACTTGAATTTGATTCTTCACTTTGAATAATTAAGATAgcagttaaaaaaatatcttagtCACAAATTTTGTATGCAATATGATTCCTCACATAACAAGCAACGATGGGGAAAGCGAGTACAACAAAATCTGTGGAGTATTTACTCATTCCAAGGAAGATCTTCCCTCCAAATAAGAAACGCCTTCAGACTTCACATATATACACACACTAACACACGCATAGACCACTGTTATCTGATGTCTCATCTACATACATGTAACATGTCTATGTCTAATATTGGTAGCGTCATTACTCATTACTTGTcctccaattcatcttctgctcTTTTTCCTGCCAATTCGAGTAAATCTGTTTCTTACCCCAATTCCAAATGTGCATTAACTACATCCATGTAATGGTTGGCGAAAAAAGtagtattatattttacatGTTCTCGTATATCAAGTTTAGCTGTGAATTAAACTTTAACTAACTAATAATCTTTTGTATTagagacaacaacaacaacaatatataACATGGATATGGAATATAAAGGAAGGGGCAAAATGGTCATATTGCGGGAACACAGAGCTGACTGTGGGAGGTAGCTAGTCAGAGTTGTCGAGTGTTGGACGGGCGAGAAGATCTCAACCGTACAAAAAAGGATGAATGGACCAGACTCATGCCATGTCATCAACTCCGCTTTGCTTGTACGTTTTATGCATAATTTTTGTTGTACCTAAGGCtaagagttttaagtgaaatcaagcaacacagaaaaaatataatattcttttttagaGGTGACTATGCCACCTTGAGGAATCTTTGATCCTTTTGTTTCTTCTCCTGTATTGGATTAGGATTATTACTTTTTTGAATTAGGATTAAGATGCATGCATGGCCTTTGATGAGAGAATCCTTATGCAGGACTTGCAGATAAAACAAAAGAAGacaaactcttttttttttaagagattgatgtatgtatgtatgtatgtgtgaTCTGTGTATGCTGTATTCTGTACCAGTATTTGTTGCGTATCCTGCAGTGCTTTTTACTCCGTCCACGCCAGCCACACATTTTTAACTTGttcattattaattaataattatatatacataatgaGTAACGACAAGGTGCTTGTTTAATCTTAGAAAAATCACTTTTTCTATACTTTTAAAATGTTTGCCTTTTTGTTTTAAGTCACTAAAATGCAGAACAAACAAATAAGGCTGGAGAAAGCGCTTCATCCACTTGCTGATCTTTTCTCAACGTCGAGAAGTTGAAACACTTTCTCATACTCCTGGGAAGAAGGACGATGAAAGTACAAAATCCATTTATCTATATCCTCACTCCAAACTAGAATgtctataattataaatttgtttgAGTATAACATAGAAAGGGGGgcaaaacactaaaataagTCAAAGGAAGAAAATTTTTAAGCAAATACGCCAAATCAAAATTTAGTTCATGAATCAACCAATGCATATTTATATGTAGTTCGAATTAACTAGATTTAAACTCGATTTACACATAATTCGAATCATGTTACTTTGAATTATACACAAAACTcacacacactaattcgaatcaacctAATTCGAATTATGTGTAGATCGAGTTCGAATCTAGTTGATTCGAACTACATATAAACATACATTGATTGATTGATTCATGAACCAATTTTAATTTGGCAGATTTGCTTAAAAATTTCCTCCCCTTAgcttattttagtattttgccCTAGAAAGGATAAAATAATAAGTGACAAGAGTAAAGAGGCAATAATATCTGAAATATATGCAAATGCAAGTAATGAAGGATCCATAATattcttttcaataataatattattagggGTATGGTCTATGGTATGCGTAGAAGGCAGATTCTTCCTACCTTTCCCCACTTTTAATGCCATGTGCCGCCTCCAGAATCCAGAAAAGGCTCTTTATGCTTTGCGCACTTCTCTCTCTGTATCTCCCTTTCTGAAAAAAAACCTACTACTTTTCTATTCTACAATGCAACAACTGAATACTAATCATactataaaatttaactaaagttAATGAatacaataaattaaagaaaggaGCATTGTGCTGTCACTATCTTCAATTTAAGGTATGGGATTCCAATTAGAATAGATAATAGGATGATTAAGGGGATGAAACTAATaatgagaaaaagagaaagggaTATTTGGGTTAATGGGAAAGGGATGAGAGATGCCCACAGAATATTACTAGGAAGATTTGAAAGCAACGTCTCTGATGCACAAAAGATTGAGATGGGGTAGCCACAGATTGTGTAGTATGTACACAGTACAAGTAGTGATGTGCAATTAACTACATACACTGCTTTCGGTACTTGAAAACAGATATATAGTGAGACTAGTACCAGTCAAAATCTTTCTAGTCTAGTGCTCATCATATAAGACAACATATTTCTTCTATAATAATTACATTTCTTAACACACCacaatatatcaaaatttttcaattacattTGAATTGTtttaagcatagcttgaatagATGGCCCAAACACGAAAGAGGAAATGTAGCGTACACAGGAGGCAAGGATACATATTTGATATTTGAGTGATCATGCTTTGCATACATTTAATTAATTGCAATCGTACGTGCATATATAGGAAAGGGAATTGGAAAATGTGTTTCTATTGATTTTGTACGTTGATTACTACTTGTGCATTATTATCAAAGTATATTACTCCACCCACATTTTCTTCTAAATGTGTTAGATTGAGGAGAGAAGAACAGCTttgttaatttgtttttattaattattaaaggaAAATTCTGCATCTTAGTGTTAGTGGAGTGGACCACTAATGGGAGAAATGAGTTAAAATCACTGTCTCATGGACTATTTTCTTCAGTGCTATCAATCTCTCACCTCAACTACTAGTCACTCAACTTGCCTCTGCctctttaaaatatttagtaaTTTATTTACTATGTTATTTAATAAATTCAACATTTTATGCAATTCTTAGTCTCGTTGAACTGAATTACCAATTACCataaaaaggaaacaaaatgaCACACTGTCACTGTATTGAGGGAAAAAATTGCATATAGTACTGTTGAGATATGATTAGTTCTGTTGTGTCTATATTTTAGTAATAAGATTTCAATAAAATGTTAGCGATTTTGAAGGAAGAATATAGtggctaaaaaattttgatattggaACAAAAGGAATAATATACTTTAACATggtaatttttggtgttttttaaaattgtgggagtacacaaatcggaccctccgatttgtgtttaaaaagttgaaaaaatctagagtacacaaatcggaggatccgatttgtgttaaaaaattgaaaaaactcagagtacacaaatcggaccatgcgagttgtttgattttaaaattttgcttaAGAAATCGCATGATCCGACTTGTGGTTGGGCAAATATAAATTTTGGAAGCTAGAAAACGGACCCTCCgagttgtttgttgttttcaatttttttattaatggaGAACTCGCATGGTCCGAGTTCTGTTCCATTGACACCACATGACTGTGAAACTTCTGTATTCCCCACATTTGAGTTCAACACCATTTTTTTAtccatattcaaattaaaaaaccGAATATAGTGTAGATTGCTATATAATATAGATTCAAAAATGATAGGATATATGTTTTGATGTTAGAATATTCACCGGTGTGAAGTACAGTTAACTAATGAGAGAAATATATTGAGATTCTCTCTCACTACTCCACCTACCTATAATTGCTGTCATGTTATATCAATGTCATATTTTACTCATATTAATCATGATAGTAATTACTTCTTCTAAGATATAATAAACAATGAATGGTCTCTAATTCCCAATGAAAACTAAGGCATGACTAGCTGTAGCTTTGTTATAGTTGATGCGAACACAAACAAATCTCTGAGCTGAGATGCTGCACAGATAGATAATTTAAGACACAACCAATCACTTTGGTTTCTTCATTTCAGAACACATTTTCTCCCTCCTCTATAAATTATAAAGATCGCACACACTAACATAACACAACACTCattcttctttccttctctctctccctctctctctctactcATTACAGAACACAATGTCGGCTTACAGAGACGAAGACCCCCGTCTTCATGGCATCAAAACTAAGATTCGTGTCGTCCCACACTTTCCCAAATCCGGTATCCaacttcttctcctctcttttctctattattattatttggattTAGTTACTTTGTGTTCTAAAGACACACTTTAAGAAGATATTAAtagaaattttttagttttttgatatatttaaaaaaggtaTTATTAAAATGTAATATTAAGACtcttattatgattattattatgattattttcaGAGCCTGAAACACAGCACTCACACCAAATACCATAAAAGATAAAACACCGTTCCgcacttttttttatgtttctgaTGGACGATGGTTGAAATTCCTTTAAGTATTGTAACTTTGTTCATGACTCTGAGGCTTAGGCAGAGAGCTTCTAACTTTTCTTggtctttttgttttttggctGCAAACTTGCAATGGCAGGAATAATGTTCCAAGACATCACTACTCTCTTGCTCGATCCCAAAGCCTTCAAGGACACCATCGACTTGTTCGTGGAGCGTTACAAAGGCAAAAACATTTCTGTTGTTGCAGGTAAATACTTGCTCTATTACCATCAGCAACATGATTTTGGAGTTCCTTTTTTCTTCATCAGCGGTGTTTATCTTTTCTGGAGGGTGGTGGTGGTGTCACTTACAAGTGTGGATAGGTCCAAAGTGGGTGGGGTCCATGTTTGCGAGAAAGTTGGGCGGAATATGCACTGGACAGTCTTGTATATTATTTTTGGTGGGTGTCTTTATGGAATGGAAGCCACTGTGTGTTTTGTTTTGGGATGTGAACTGTGaagtgattattattattattgactataTTATTAGTGGGTTGTGCCATTGATGGCCTCTCTTCCATGGTGCTCATCCATTACCCTACACTACACTTGTGCACTTTAGTAGTGGACCTTATAGAACcctcttttttactttttggtCACTATCTCactcctctttctctctctggtAAAACTTGTAGCAGCACACTATCAGTTACTACACTACCACCCTTGTATTTTATGTCTTTCTTGTCTTGTGTAACCTTTACAAGTGAAAAAAGTGTCTCGAGATTCGAGATAGCAGCTATGAAATTCTAATAGTATAGTATCATCATGTATTAAATCAAAGATTTTGAGGTGATGCATGCAGACCTGTCTCATTGCACAGATTAATGTTAGAGGCCCCATTTCACATTGTCCGGTTCCTGTACAAATTTAATGGCAATCTTATACCTGAATTGCTGGTAGGGCCTTGTGTACCCGCTTTAAAGTTTCATATGGAAGATTACAAATGAACCAGACCACCATTGGACTAGGTGTTTTGTCTTTTTTGAGTGTGCATTGTGGCTTATGGTAACTATGTGACAATTGACATTCACATCTCCTCTGCCTTATAAATGCATTCATGAGCCAATTTTTTGGGGGGTTCTTTAATATGATAACCTTGTTTATAgaatattttgttgttgttttgtgtgtttgcACCTATGGTTACATGTTTGTACCCGTGATTCTTTTTTTAACTAGATATAACATTTGTTACATGCAATGTGCATGGATCAGAGGCAGCCTGTGGTATATATAGTATGGTCCCTCATTTTCGCAATCTAATAGATTGGTTGTATGCAATTTTTGTCTCTACTCATCATAATGCTTGTTGAATGGCTGTTGTGTGTATTTAGTAGGCAAAACGCAACGTGACAGATGctttaatgagttaaaattcCATAGGTGCAGAGATTTTTTTTATCCCAAAgtgaaattattaaattcttCCTTCTCTTATTCTTTTTGTTGTGTGGTTATTAATGAAAAGCAAGTTGGTAATTTCGTATGATCCTTAATTTCCTTCATGTCTAGCAAGTAGAGTAGCACACAATGCAAGCACTatatttgattcttgtgctcTACTACTGATAAATGGATTGTAACCGTGTTGTTGTGTAGGAATTGAAGCTCGGGGATTCATATTCGGTCCTCCCATAGCATTGGCAATAGGAGCAAAGTTTGTACCATTGAGGAAACCAAAGAAGTTACCTGGTATGGTATTATTATGTTATAAGACTAATAGTGTTTGTGGGGTGTTAAGACTCAAAAGAAGGTTGCATTATTGGTTTGATGGCAGGGAAAGTGATATCTCAAGAGTATATTCTGGAGTACGGAAGGGACTGTCTTGAGATGCATGTTGGAGCAGTTGAAGCTGGTGAACGCGCTATAGTGGTTGATGATTTGATTGCAACTGGTGGAACACTCT
The Arachis duranensis cultivar V14167 chromosome 5, aradu.V14167.gnm2.J7QH, whole genome shotgun sequence genome window above contains:
- the LOC107488218 gene encoding adenine phosphoribosyltransferase 3; its protein translation is MSAYRDEDPRLHGIKTKIRVVPHFPKSGIMFQDITTLLLDPKAFKDTIDLFVERYKGKNISVVAGIEARGFIFGPPIALAIGAKFVPLRKPKKLPGKVISQEYILEYGRDCLEMHVGAVEAGERAIVVDDLIATGGTLCAAMDLLERVGAEVVECACVIELPELKGRERLNGKPLYVLVEYLEV